In uncultured Bacteroides sp., one genomic interval encodes:
- a CDS encoding glycosyltransferase family 4 protein — protein sequence MRVLIINTSERIGGAAIAASRLMESLKNNGVKAKMLVRDKQTDQISVVPLDRSWKTVARFVWERVVIWKANSFKKNNLFAVSIANTGANITSLPEFKQADVIHLHWINQGMLSLNDIKHIVNSGKPIVWTMHDMWPCTGICHHARECTNYQDECHNCPFIYKNGSKKDLSYRTFKKKLELYKNANITFVACSAWLRSLAEKSRLLTGHRTTNIPNPINTNLFRPADKKEARYKCNLPQDKKLLLFGSVKITDKRKGIDYLVESCHLLADKYPEMKDKIGVVVFGKQSSQLKELIPFPVYALDFVSDEKAIVDIYNSVDLFVTPSLEENLPNTIMEAMACGVPCVGFNIGGIPEMIDHLHNGYVAEYKSAQDFANGIHWALNESEYPTLSEQATRKVVSSYSEGIIAKKYIDIYNKITGKDA from the coding sequence ATGAGAGTACTTATTATTAATACTTCGGAACGTATCGGAGGAGCTGCAATTGCAGCCAGCCGATTAATGGAATCCCTGAAGAATAACGGGGTAAAAGCAAAGATGCTGGTACGCGATAAACAAACCGACCAGATTAGTGTAGTACCACTAGACCGTTCATGGAAAACCGTTGCACGATTTGTATGGGAACGAGTTGTAATCTGGAAAGCAAACAGCTTTAAAAAAAATAATCTTTTTGCTGTTTCCATTGCAAATACAGGAGCAAACATTACCTCTTTGCCGGAGTTTAAGCAAGCAGATGTTATTCACTTGCACTGGATTAATCAGGGAATGCTCTCTTTAAATGATATTAAGCATATCGTCAATTCCGGAAAACCTATTGTATGGACCATGCACGATATGTGGCCTTGCACCGGAATCTGTCACCATGCACGTGAATGTACAAACTATCAGGATGAATGTCATAACTGTCCTTTCATTTATAAGAATGGAAGTAAAAAAGATCTATCATACAGAACTTTCAAAAAGAAACTGGAACTTTATAAAAACGCAAATATAACGTTTGTAGCCTGCAGTGCATGGCTTCGCTCTTTGGCCGAGAAAAGCAGATTGCTTACCGGACACCGCACAACCAATATACCTAATCCAATCAATACGAACTTATTCAGACCTGCTGACAAGAAAGAAGCTCGCTATAAATGCAACCTTCCTCAGGATAAGAAACTATTGTTGTTTGGTTCCGTGAAGATTACCGATAAGCGGAAAGGTATTGATTATCTGGTAGAATCCTGCCATCTACTGGCGGATAAATATCCCGAGATGAAAGACAAGATAGGCGTTGTAGTTTTCGGAAAACAATCATCTCAGCTTAAGGAACTAATCCCTTTCCCGGTTTATGCCCTCGATTTCGTGAGCGACGAGAAAGCAATTGTAGATATATATAATTCCGTAGATTTATTTGTTACTCCATCGTTGGAAGAGAATCTTCCGAACACCATTATGGAAGCGATGGCATGCGGTGTTCCTTGTGTTGGTTTCAACATTGGCGGTATTCCCGAAATGATAGATCATCTGCACAATGGTTACGTTGCCGAATATAAATCGGCACAGGATTTTGCCAATGGAATACACTGGGCATTGAATGAATCTGAATACCCTACCCTGTCAGAACAGGCTACACGAAAAGTAGTATCTTCATATTCAGAAGGGATTATTGCAAAGAAATACATCGATATCTATAACAAAATAACCGGAAAAGATGCATAG